A genome region from Hevea brasiliensis isolate MT/VB/25A 57/8 chromosome 9, ASM3005281v1, whole genome shotgun sequence includes the following:
- the LOC110654561 gene encoding kinesin-like protein KIN-14E → MSSFSSTYGNGDTPLHTSASVSNGDGYDSDGSNFATPTQATLSVAIPAELAGAIPLIDKFQVEGFLRMMQKQIQSTGKRGFFLKKSVGPQVRDKFTFEDMLCFQKDPIPTSLLKINSDLISRATKLFQIILKYMGVDSSDRVAPVSLDERIELVGRLYKHTLKRAELRDELFAQISKQTRNNPDRQYLIKAWELMYLCASSMPPSKDIGGYLSEYVHNVAYGVSTDSEVQVLAVNTLNALKRSVKAGPRHTIPGREEIEALLTGRKLTTIVFFLDETFEEITYDMATTVSDAVEELAGIIKLSTYSSFSLFECRKVVTGSKSPDPGNEEFIGLDDNKYIGDLLAEFKAAKDRSKGEILHCKLTFKKKLFRESDEAVTDSMFVQLSYVQLQHDYILGNYPVGRDDAAQLSALQILVEIGFVGSPESCTDWTSLLERFLPRQIAITRGKREWELDILSRYRSMEHLSKDDARQQFLRILRTLPYGNSVFFSVRKIDDPIGLLPGRIILGINKRGVHFFRPVPKEYLHSAELRDIMQFGSSNTAVFFKMRVAGVLHIFQFETKQGEEICVALQTHINDVMLRRYSKARSAATGLVNGDLSNSFKPSNVEVYEKRVQELSKSIEESQKNTDRLSQELHEKQRQEVKLQEELEGLKDALRFEKQKLVEVNSDRDRLRSMCAEKDTALEAALLEKRNMEMRLATLGNLAVEHNAKKDLVGTNNQVLHKLQDELKLRNEELHATKESMKRLTNEKISLEQEISRLERKKVEEMEFLEKNFEQERKTLKLRVIELERKLEGVTQELAATESTLAIRDADLTTLQNNMKELEELREMKEDIDRKNEQTAAILKMQGAQLAELEVLYKEEQVLRKRYYNTIEDMKGKIRVFCRLRPLSEKEIAEKERDTITSTDEFTVEHQWKDDKAKQHVYDRVFDGNATQDDVFEDTRYLVQSAVDGYNVCIFAYGQTGSGKTFTIYGSDNNPGLTPRATAELFKILKRDSKKFSFSLKAYMVELYQDTLVDLLLPKNVKPLKLDIKKDSKGMVSIENVTIISISTLEELQGIIQRGSERRHTSGTQMNEESSRSHLILSVVIESTNLQTQSLAKGKLSFVDLAGSERVKKSGSSGSQLKEAQSINKSLSALGDVISALSSGGQHIPYRNHKLTMLMSDSLGGNAKTLMFVNVSPAESNLDETYNSLMYASRVRSIMNDPSKNVSSKEIARLKKLIAYWKEQAGKRGDDEEYEEIQEERPMKDRTDGRHSM, encoded by the exons ATGTCTTCGTTTAGTTCCACCTATGGAAACGGAGACACTCCTTTGCACACCTCTGCTTCTGTTTCTAATGGGGATGGATATGACAGTGATGGCTCCAATTTTGCAACGCC TACACAAGCCACGCTTTCAGTTGCTATTCCTGCGGAACTTGCCGGTGCCATTCCTTTGATTGATAAATTTCAG GTTGAGGGATTCTTAAGGATGATGCAAAAACAGATTCAATCCACTGGAAAACGTGGGTTTTTCTTGAAAAAATCTGTAGGCCCTCAAGTTCGGGACAAATTCACATTTGAGGATATGCTTTGTTTCCAAAAG GATCCTATACCAACTTCATTACTTAAAATTAACAGCGATCTGATAAGTCGAGCTACTAAATTGTTTCAAATAATTCTGAAGTACATGGGAGTTGATTCATCTGATCGAGTAGCTCCAGTAAGCTTGGATGAACGGATTGAACTTGTTGGAAGATTATACAAGCATACACTAAAACGTGCAGAGCTTCGagatgaactttttgctcagattTCTAAGCAAACCAGGAATAATCCTGACAG GCAATACTTGATTAAAGCATGGGAGCTAATGTATTTATGTGCATCCTCCATGCCTCCTAGCAAGGACATTGGTGGATATTTATCTGAATACGTTCACAATGTAGCTTATGGTGTGAGTACTGATTCTGAGGTCCAAGTCCTCGCAGTAAATACGTTAAATGCTTTGAAGCGTTCTGTTAAAGCTGGTCCTAGGCATACAATACCAGGACGCGAGGAAATTGAAGCTCTTCTAACGGGTCGAAAGCTTACAACCATAGTGTTCTTTTTGGATGAAACTTTTGAAGAAATCACATATGACATGGCAACAACAGTGTCTGATGCTGTTGAG GAACTTGCTGGGATAATCAAGTTGTCGACATATTCTAGTTTTAGTCTGTTTGAGTGCCGTAAAGTTGTTACGGGTTCCAAGTCACCTGATCCTGGGAATG AGGAATTCATTGGGTTAGATGATAACAAATACATAGGGGATTTGTTGGCGGAATTCAAGGCAGCCAAGGATCGGAGTAAGGGAGAAATCTTGCATTGCAAATTAACATTTAAGAAAAAGCTATTTCGCGAGTCGGATGAAGCTGTAACGGACTCAATGTTTGTGCAATTATCATATGTTCAA TTGCAGCATGACTATATATTAGGCAATTATCCTGTTGGAAGAGATGATGCTGCTCAGTTGTCTGCGTTGCAAATTTTGGTTGAGATTGGATTTGTTGGTAGCCCTGAATCATGCAC TGATTGGACTTCCCTACTTGAGCGGTTTCTACCTAGACAAATTGCAATCACCCGTGGAAAGCGAGAATGGGAGTTGGATATTCTTTCCCGATATCGTTCAATG GAACATCTTTCAAAAGATGATGCAAGACAACAATTTTTGCGAATATTGAGGACACTTCCTTATGGGAATTCAGTTTTCTTTAGTGTCCGTAAGATTGATGATCCTATTGGACTTTTGCCAGGACGGATTATTTTGGGCATCAACAAGCGAGGG GTACATTTTTTTCGTCCAGTTCCAAAAGAATATTTGCATTCAGCAGAGCTAAGAGACATAATGCAATTTGGTAGTAGCAATACTGCTGTTTTCTTTAAGATGCGAGTTGCAGGTGTTCTTCACATTTTTCAATTTGAGACCAAGCAG GGAGAAGAAATTTGTGTTGCTCTTCAGACACACATAAACGATGTGATGTTGCGCCGTTATTCTAAAGCTCGGTCTGCTGCAACTGGCTTAGTAAACGGAGATCTTTCTAACAGTTTTAAGCCTTCCAATGTGGAAGTGTATGAGAAGCGTGTACAGGAATTGTCCAAAAGTATCGAAGAATCTCAAAAGAATACTGATCGG TTATCACAAGAATTGCATGAGAAGCAAAGGCAAGAAGTAAAATTGCAAGAGGAATTGGAGGGCTTGAAAGATGCCTTGAGATTTGAAAAGCAAAAGTTGGTAGAAGTCAATTCTGATCGTGATAGACTTAGATCAATGTGTGCTGAAAAGGATACAGCTCTTGAA GCTGCTTTATTGGAGAAGAGAAACATGGAAATGAGGTTGGCCACTCTTGGTAACCTAGCTGTGGAGCATAATGCCAAAAAGGATTTGGTTGGGACTAATAATCAG GTGTTGCACAAGCTTCAAGATGAATTGAAACTGCGCAATGAAGAGTTGCATGCAACCAAAGAAAGTATGAAAAGATTGACAAATGAAAAAATATCTCTAGAACAGGAGATATCTAGGCTTGAAAGAAAGAAAGTTGAAGAG ATGGAATTTCTTGAGAAAAACTTTGAACAAGAACGTAAGACCTTAAAGCTACGAGTAATTGAACTTGAAAGGAAGTTGGAAGGGGTTACACAAGAATTAGCTGCTACTGAATCAACTCTTGCAATTAGGGATGCAGATTTAACTACCTTGCAAAATAATATGAAGGAACTAGAGGAGCTTAGAGAAATGAAAGAG GACATAGATAGGAAGAATGAGCAAACTGCTGCCATATTGAAGATGCAAGGAGCTCAACTTGCTGAGCTTGAAGTACTTTATAAGGAAGAACAAGTTTTGAGGAAGCGCTACTATAATACTATAGAAG ATATGAAAGGGAAGATAAGGGTTTTCTGTCGTTTAAGACCTTTGAGTGAGAAAGAGATTGCTGAAAAGGAAAGAGACACAATAACAAGCACAGATGAATTTACAGTTGAACATCAATGGAAAGATGATAAAGCAAAACAACATGTATATGATCGTGTATTTGATGGCAATGCCACCCAAGATGATGTATTCGAGGACACAAGG TATTTGGTACAGTCCGCTGTCGATGGATATAATGTTTGCATATTTGCCTATGGCCAAACTGGTTCTGGGAAGACATTTACAATATATGGCTCTGACAATAATCCTGGACTAACACCACGCGCTACTGCAGaactttttaaaatattaaagcgTGATAGCAAGAAGTTCTCATTTTCGCTGAAG GCATATATGGTTGAGTTGTACCAAGATACACTTGTGGACCTTTTATTACCAAAGAATGTGAAGCCACTAAAATTGGATATTAAAAAAGATTCGAAG GGTATGGTATCCATAGAAAATGTAacaatcatttcaatctcaaCATTGGAGGAGTTACAAGGTATCATTCAAAGAGGATCTGAAAGGCGACATACTTCTGGTACTCAAATGAATGAAGAAAGTTCAAGATCTCATCTGATACTTTCAGTTGTTATTGAAAGTACTAATCTTCAGACTCAATCCCTTGCAAAGGGAAAG TTAAGTTTTGTGGACCTTGCTGGTTCAGAAAGAGTAAAGAAATCAGGCTCTTCAGGTAGTCAACTTAAGGAAGCTCAAAGCATCAATAAATCTCTGTCAGCACTCGGAGATGTAATTAGTGCTTTATCTTCTGGCGGTCAACACATACCTTATAGAAACCACAAGTTAACGATGTTAATGAGTGATTCCCTTGGTGGTAATGCAAAGACACTTATGTTCGTAAATGTATCACCAGCTGAATCAAATTTGGATGAGACCTACAATTCCCTGAT GTATGCATCAAGAGTTAGATCAATTATGAATGATCCAAGCAAAAATGTTTCATCAAAAGAAATAGCTCGATTGAAAAAGTTGATAGCATATTGGAAAGAGCAAGCAGGTAAGAGAGGAGATGATGAAGAATATGAAGAGATCCAAGAGGAACGACCAATGAAAGATAGGACAGACGGTCGTCATTCAATGTAG
- the LOC110654564 gene encoding 2-oxoglutarate-dependent dioxygenase DAO, giving the protein MEKGGIPTIDLQDFPGQFERLRKACEEWGCFRIVNHNIPSALMSEMKNVVRSLLDLPMEIKRRNTDVISGSGYVAPSQTNPLYEALGLYDLGSSQAVHTFCSQLDASPHQREVIEMYAKAVHELSMDLAGKLAQSMGLIRTDLFEGWPCQFRINKYNFTPETVGSTGVQIHTDSGFLTILQDDENVGGLEVMDKSGTFVVVDPEPGTLLVNLGDVATVWSNGRLCNVKHRVQCKEATIRVSIASFMLGPRAEAAVEAPAELVDSEHPRLYTSFSYEYYRKLRQSTKLHAGEALELVRVQPSH; this is encoded by the exons ATGGAGAAAGGTGGTATTCCAACGATAGATCTGCAAGATTTTCCAGGACAGTTTGAGCGACTGAGAAAAGCATGCGAGGAGTGGGGTTGTTTCAGAATTGTGAACCACAATATACCCTCAGCTCTCATGTCGGAGATGAAGAACGTTGTGAGATCTCTGCTAGACCTTCCCATGGAAATCAAGAGGCGCAACACAGATGTAATATCAGGCAGCGGCTATGTAGCACCCTCCCAGACCAATCCTCTTTACGAGGCCTTGGGTCTTTATGACTTGGGCTCTTCCCAAGCTGTGCATACCTTCTGCTCCCAGTTGGATGCCTCTCCTCATCAAAG AGAGGTCATAGAGATGTATGCTAAAGCAGTTCATGAGCTGTCCATGGATTTAGCTGGGAAGTTGGCTCAAAGCATGGGATTGATTAGAACTGATTTGTTTGAGGGATGGCCTTGCCAATTTAGGATCAACAAGTATAACTTCACTCCTGAAACTGTAGGCTCCACTGGAGTTCAGATTCACACAGATTCTGGATTCTTGACTATACTTCAAGATGATGAAAATGTTGGCGGACTTGAAGTTATGGACAAGTCTGGAACATTTGTGGTTGTGGATCCGGAGCCAGGCACCCTCCTAGTCAATCTTGGAGATGTTGCTACG GTGTGGAGCAATGGAAGGCTTTGCAATGTGAAGCATCGAGTACAATGCAAAGAAGCAACAATTCGAGTTTCAATTGCTTCATTCATGTTGGGACCAAGAGCAGAGGCAGCAGTGGAAGCTCCGGCAGAACTTGTGGACTCTGAACACCCACGTCTCTACACCTCTTTTTCTTATGAATATTATAGAAAGCTCCGACAGTCCACAAAATTGCACGCTGGGGAAGCTCTTGAACTCGTACGTGTCCAGCCCTCACATTAA
- the LOC110654563 gene encoding probable L-type lectin-domain containing receptor kinase S.5, protein MDLRRVLTIITVLYINLAVTSPSLAQNSETSHYEFGPFNSTYYNTFAVLTPATISNNALQVTPDSAGNFTLEHRSGRIFFNQSFTLWEEQQGGATRVVSFNTSFLINVYRVDNSSVPGEGLAFLIAPDLSLPSNSSGQYLGLTNSTTDGDSSNGIVAIELDTFKEDFDPDDNHMGLNIHSIRSNKTVSLSKFGIQISPVGTKVYMVWVHYDGVKKALDVYMAEQGSAKPTTPVLTADLDLGALVHQESYFGFAASTGSAIQLNCVLAWNLTVELLHSATPKNGGNDDKLIKICIGAGVPGLVLLLIGVAGLTYYLRKKRAASGPNLLGALKSLPGTPREFRFRDLKKATNNFDEKNKLGQGGFGVVYKGVLPDDNVPVAVKKFSRDNLKGQDDFLAELTIINRLRHKHLVRLLGWCHKNGMLLLVYDYMPNGSLDKQIFHGPEEKNTLEWKLRHNIIAGVASALHYLHNEYDQKVVHRDLKASNIMLDSNFNARLGDFGLARALENEKTSYAELEGVPGTMGYIAPECFHTGKATRESDVYGFGAVVLEVVCGQRPWTKIAGFQFLVDWVWWLHREGRILEAVDERLGNNYDVEEAQRLLLLGLACSHPIASERPKTHEIFQMISGSVAVPRVPPFKPAFVWPSATGPDVSGITDFTADTIPITSDWTPQSVSPQSYAGGYTNSSFA, encoded by the exons ATGGATCTGAGAAGAGTCCTCACCATCATCACTGTTTTATACATTAATTTAGCAGTAACTTCCCCCTCCCTGGCTCAGAACTCGGAAACATCACACTATGAGTTTGGTCCATTCAACAGTACCTACTACAACACCTTCGCAGTCCTAACTCCTGCTACAATCAGCAACAATGCCCTTCAGGTCACTCCTGATTCCGCCGGTAACTTCACCCTCGAACACAGGTCCGGCCGCATATTCTTCAATCAATCTTTCACTCTTTGGGAGGAACAACAAGGAGGAGCTACAAGGGTGGTTTCCTTCAATACTTCATTCCTCATCAATGTCTATCGGGTTGATAACTCTTCTGTTCCTGGAGAGGGCTTAGCTTTCCTAATAGCACCAGACCTCAGCCTTCCATCGAATAGCAGTGGACAGTACCTGGGTTTGACCAACTCCACCACCGATGGAGATTCCTCTAATGGCATCGTAGCCATTGAGCTTGACACCTTCAAGGAGGATTTCGACCCGGATGACAACCACATGGGTCTTAACATCCACAGCATCCGCTCTAACAAGACCGTGTCGCTTTCCAAATTTGGCATCCAGATCTCTCCTGTAGGAACCAAAGTCTATATGGTCTGGGTTCATTACGACGGCGTCAAAAAGGCACTGGATGTTTACATGGCGGAGCAAGGAAGCGCCAAGCCCACTACTCCTGTGCTGACTGCGGATCTAGACCTCGGAGCTCTTGTGCATCAGGAGTCTTACTTTGGCTTCGCAGCGTCTACGGGAAGTGCCATCCAGCTCAACTGCGTGCTTGCTTGGAATTTGACAGTTGAGCTGCTGCATTCCGCCACCCCTAAGAATGGTGGTAATGATGATAAACTAATTAAGATCTGCATAGGTGCTGGGGTGCCTGGATTGGTGCTATTACTGATTGGGGTAGCAGGGTTGACCTACTATCTGCGGAAGAAGAGGGCGGCTTCCGGACCCAACCTACTTGGAGCGCTTAAGAGCCTGCCAGGAACTCCGAGGGAATTCCGATTCAGGGATCTGAAGAAGGCGACCAACAATTTCGATGAGAAGAACAAGCTTGGTCAAGGTGGTTTTGGAGTGGTGTACAAAGGAGTGCTACCGGACGACAATGTCCCTGTCGCTGTGAAGAAGTTCTCTAGAGACAACCTTAAGGGTCAAGACGATTTCTTGGCTGAGCTTACCATCATTAACCGTCTCCGCCATAAACATCTTGTCCGATTACTAG GGTGGTGCCACAAGAATGGGATGCTACTTCTGGTGTATGACTACATGCCAAATGGAAGCTTGGATAAACAAATATTCCATGGACCTGAAGAAAAGAACACCCTGGAGTGGAAGCTCAGGCATAACATCATAGCTGGTGTAGCATCTGCCCTGCACTATCTCCACAACGAGTACGACCAGAAAGTGGTGCATAGAGACCTCAAGGCCAGCAACATCATGCTCGATTCCAACTTCAATGCTCGCCTTGGAGATTTTGGGCTGGCTCGTGCCTTGGAAAATGAGAAAACCTCCTATGCAGAGCTCGAAGGAGTGCCTGGTACTATGGGCTACATTGCCCCTGAATGCTTTCATACGGGCAAAGCTACCCGCGAGTCTGACGTCTATGGCTTCGGTGCGGTAGTTCTTGAGGTGGTGTGCGGGCAGAGACCATGGACCAAGATCGCTGGCTTCCAGTTCTTGGTGGACTGGGTGTGGTGGCTGCATCGTGAAGGGCGTATTTTAGAGGCCGTTGATGAGAGGCTCGGCAATAATTACGATGTTGAGGAAGCCCAAAGGCTGCTGTTGCTTGGGCTGGCATGCTCCCATCCTATTGCTAGCGAGAGGCCTAAAACACATGAAATCTTTCAGATGATATCAGGATCAGTGGCAGTGCCCCGTGTCCCACCTTTCAAACCGGCTTTCGTGTGGCCGTCGGCGACAGGCCCTGATGTCAGCGGCATCACGGATTTTACGGCTGATACAATTCCTATTACATCTGATTGGACGCCTCAAAGCGTTAGCCCTCAGAGTTACGCCGGGGGATATACAAACAGCTCTTTCGCCTAG
- the LOC110654566 gene encoding uncharacterized protein LOC110654566 isoform X2, with protein sequence MSKSILLVKNMQDPRMPPSGEITNSKPRKKKASTSRTSLIPLQGNDTRQAQGPIRTSQRASKRSLKNEGSPLIQQQERSNSDSLPDSSSSGNEYRALRRKYLLLEEESFGLGRELKVVEEEVKTLEDEKLALLDQLVVLEGLIDPSEVHPHEFVSL encoded by the exons ATGTCCAAATCGA TACTGCTGGTGAAAAATATGCAAGATCCAAGGATGCCACCATCAGGGGAAATTACTAACTCCAAGCCACGCAAAAAGAAAGCCTCAACCTCTAGGACTTCCTTGATCCCATTACAAGGTAATGACACCCGACAGGCACAGGGCCCTATAAGAACAAGCCAGAGGGCCTCCAAAAGGAGCTTGAAGAATGAAGGCTCTCCACTGATTCAGCAACAGGAGAGGTCAAATTCAGATTCATTGCCTGACTCAtcttcatcaggaaatgaatatCGTGCGCTCAGAAGGAAATATTTGCTGTTGGAGGAAGAAAGCTTTGGTCTTGGGAGAGAGTTGAAGGTAGTTGAAGAGGAGGTTAAGACTCTTGAAGATGAGAAACTTGCATTGTTAGACCAGCTGGTTGTGTTAGAAGGTCTAATTGATCCTTCAGAAGTGCATCCTCATGAGTTTGTATCGCTCTAA
- the LOC110654566 gene encoding uncharacterized protein LOC110654566 isoform X1 — protein sequence MDFVWCSMILVLLVKNMQDPRMPPSGEITNSKPRKKKASTSRTSLIPLQGNDTRQAQGPIRTSQRASKRSLKNEGSPLIQQQERSNSDSLPDSSSSGNEYRALRRKYLLLEEESFGLGRELKVVEEEVKTLEDEKLALLDQLVVLEGLIDPSEVHPHEFVSL from the exons ATGGATTTTGTCTGGTGTTCAATGATTTTAG TACTGCTGGTGAAAAATATGCAAGATCCAAGGATGCCACCATCAGGGGAAATTACTAACTCCAAGCCACGCAAAAAGAAAGCCTCAACCTCTAGGACTTCCTTGATCCCATTACAAGGTAATGACACCCGACAGGCACAGGGCCCTATAAGAACAAGCCAGAGGGCCTCCAAAAGGAGCTTGAAGAATGAAGGCTCTCCACTGATTCAGCAACAGGAGAGGTCAAATTCAGATTCATTGCCTGACTCAtcttcatcaggaaatgaatatCGTGCGCTCAGAAGGAAATATTTGCTGTTGGAGGAAGAAAGCTTTGGTCTTGGGAGAGAGTTGAAGGTAGTTGAAGAGGAGGTTAAGACTCTTGAAGATGAGAAACTTGCATTGTTAGACCAGCTGGTTGTGTTAGAAGGTCTAATTGATCCTTCAGAAGTGCATCCTCATGAGTTTGTATCGCTCTAA
- the LOC110654565 gene encoding subtilisin-like serine-protease S, which yields MMTTSLCCRRSSRWFCISNLLLLSVFVGQFGFCYSSKAYVVYMGSVSTQDHPDHILTQNHQILAAVHGGSIEQARASYLYSYRHGFRGFAAKLTDKQASQIAKMPGVVSVFPNLKRRLHTTHSWDFMGLVGEETMEIPGHSTKNQVNIIIGFIDTGIWPESPSFSDDDMPPVPARWKGQCQSGEAFNASYCNRKVVGARYYMSGYEAEEDSTEIMSFRSPRDSSGHGSHTASIAAGRYVSNMNYKGLATGGARGGAPMARIAVYKTCWDSGCYDVDLLAAFDDAIRDGVHILSLSLGPDAPQGDYFNDAISIGSFHAATRGVLVVASAGNEGNEGSATNLAPWMITVAASSTDRDFASDIILGNTANFSGESLSLFEMNASARIISASEAYAGYFTPYQSSYCLESSLNSTKARGKVLVCRHAESSTESKLAKGTTVKEAGGVGMVLIDEADQDVAIPFTIPSAIVGRGMGNKILSYINGTRKAIAKISRAKTVLGSQPAPRVATFSSKGPNALTPEILKPDVTAPGLNILAAWSPAVRKMHFNILSGTSMACPHVTGIAALIKAVNPSWSPSAIKSAIMTTATILDKNLKPITADPSGRRGNAFDYGSGFIDPTRVLDPGLVYDAQPTDYKAFLCSIGYDERSLHLVTRDNSTCNQTLTTAFSLNYPSITVPNLKDNFSVTRTVTNVGKPRSIYKAVVSNPVGINVTVVPKRLIFNSYGQKIKFTMNFKVAAPSKGYTFGFLTWRNGNTRVTSSIVVRVASSSMGLMR from the exons ATGATGACTACTTCACTCTGTTGCCGTCGCAGCAGTCGGTGGTTTTGCATCTCCAATCTTTTGTTGCTTTCTGTTTTTGTGGGACAATTTGGATTTTGCTATTCTTCTAAG GCTTATGTTGTTTATATGGGAAGCGTAAGTACTCAAGACCACCCAGACCACATTCTCACCCAAAACCACCAAATACTCGCCGCTGTTCACGGTGGAAG CATTGAACAAGCGCGTGCCTCTTACCTTTATAGCTACAGACATGGCTTCAGGGGCTTTGCTGCCAAGTTAACGGACAAACAAGCTTCCCAGATTGCTA AGATGCCAGGAGTGGTCTCTGTGTTTCCCAATTTGAAAAGAAGGCTACACACCACTCACTCTTGGGATTTCATGGGTCTTGTGGGTGAAGAAACCATGGAGATTCCAGGACACTCTACCAAGAACCAAGTTAACATTATTATTGGTTTCATAGACACAG GAATTTGGCCTGAATCTCCTAGTTTTAGCGATGACGACATGCCCCCAGTGCCAGCCAGATGGAAGGGACAGTGCCAATCAGGAGAAGCGTTCAACGCTTCATATTGCAACAG GAAAGTGGTTGGAGCAAGATACTATATGAGTGGCTATGAAGCTGAAGAAGATTCAACCGAAATAATGTCATTTAGATCTCCAAGGGACAGCTCTGGTCATGGTAGCCACACAGCGTCAATTGCTGCTGGTCGTTATGTGTCAAATATGAATTACAAGGGGTTGGCAACTGGGGGAGCTAGAGGTGGTGCACCAATGGCCAGAATTGCAGTGTACAAAACTTGTTGGGACTCGGGTTGCTATGATGTTGATTTACTTGCTGCCTTTGATGATGCAATTAGAGACGGGGTTCATATCTTATCTTTGTCTCTGGGTCCAGATGCCCCACAGGGAGATTATTTCAATGATGCCATCTCTATTGGGTCATTTCATGCTGCTACTCGTGGAGTGTTAGTAGTTGCTTCAGCTGGAAATGAAGGAAACGAAGGTTCTGCAACAAATCTCGCCCCATGGATGATTACAGTTGCTGCCAGTTCAACAGATAGGGACTTTGCATCTGATATCATATTAGGAAATACTGCTAATTTTTCG GGtgaaagtctcagtctctttgaAATGAATGCTTCTGCAAGAATCATCTCTGCCTCTGAAGCCTATGCCGGATACTTCACTCCTTATCAATCCAG TTATTGCTTAGAGAGTTCCTTGAATAGTACTAAAGCCAGAGGGAAAGTCCTTGTCTGTCGACATGCTGAAAGTTCAACAGAATCAAAGCTGGCGAAGGGTACAACAGTCAAAGAAGCTGGTGGAGTTGGGATGGTCCTTATTGATGAGGCAGATCAAGATGTTGCCATTCCCTTTACAATTCCCTCTGCTATTGTTGGAAGAGGGATGGGGAACAAGATTCTATCTTATATTAATGGCACACG AAAAGCAATAGCAAAAATATCCCGAGCAAAGACGGTTTTGGGATCTCAGCCTGCACCTCGAGTTGCAACATTTTCTTCAAAAGGACCCAATGCTTTAACCCCTGAAATTTTGAAG CCTGATGTCACAGCTCCTGGACTTAACATCCTTGCAGCATGGTCTCCAGCAGTTAGGAAAATGCATTTCAACATTCTTTCTGGAACTTCCATGGCCTGCCCACATGTAACAGGAATTGCAGCCTTGATCAAAGCAGTTAATCCTTCTTGGTCACCATCTGCCATCAAATCTGCAATCATGACTACTG CTACTATCCTCGATAAAAATCTCAAACCCATTACAGCGGATCCTAGTGGAAGAAGGGGTAATGCATTTGATTATGGATCAGGTTTTATTGACCCAACAAGGGTCCTTGATCCCGGTCTCGTCTATGATGCACAGCCAACAGATTATAAAGCTTTTCTCTGTTCAATTGGTTATGATGAGAGATCACTGCATTTGGTTACGAGAGACAATAGCACATGTAATCAGACTTTGACAACAGCTTTCAGCCTCAATTATCCTTCTATCACCGTCCCGAATCTTAAAGACAACTTCTCTGTAACTCGAACAGTGACGAATGTTGGCAAACCGAGAAGCATTTATAAAGCCGTAGTTTCTAATCCTGTTGGAATCAATGTCACTGTTGTGCCAAAGCGACTCATCTTCAACAGCTATGGCCAGAAGATTAAATTCACTATGAATTTCAAGGTGGCAGCTCCATCAAAGGGCTATACATTCGGGTTTTTGACCTGGAGAAATGGAAATACAAGGGTCACTAGCTCAATAGTTGTTCGGGTTGCATCTTCCAGTATGGGGTTGATGAGATAA